The following coding sequences lie in one Metopolophium dirhodum isolate CAU chromosome 5, ASM1992520v1, whole genome shotgun sequence genomic window:
- the LOC132945624 gene encoding uncharacterized protein LOC132945624, translating into MPRAQRARISRRTANATRMYNRRQQNNTPERSQTRAQELRNALSMKSAFNYQSEIDYLNIKALQIGRMTILCPKCHAKKWKDETHGLCCADGKVVLHQFEDLPDLIKSLIDNSHPLSKHFFNNSRRYNTLFQMTSFGANEISEGNFMPSFKIQGQVHHLIGSLLPEIENNAKFLQIYFMSESDQIYIRTNMIPNLKRGLIESLQTVLRENNHLIQSFRSNLESRSFDELQNFKLIIHADRVPQDEHRGQYNAPTIDEVAVLLVNEDKGPRDIVLHGRSGHLSRVSELNRSYDALQYPLMYTRGEDGYHINILQENNQNRTKTVSCMQFYSYRFMVRETSLNHLHYYKTLFSQFAVDMMAKMISERLHFIRNHQKQLRADDYVHLRDAVNNDANINANNVGQQVILPSSFTGSPRYMHEKNQDAMTYVRKFGRPDLFITFTCNPEWLEIKNELFQDQKSFDRHDIISRVFHLKLKKFMHVLKNKYIFGDVNCYVYSVEWQKRGLPHCHILLWLQTKIQPDEIDKIISAEIPNKDRDPILYEIVCKNMIHGPCGELNIRSPCMNNGKCSKKYPHKLVKDTQTGDDGYPTYRRRSPDDGGYTAILKVRGQTEIVVDNRWVVPYCPVLSRCFNAHINVEYCHSVKAIKYICKYINKGSDRATFSVNRENDEITNYLNGRYICTSEAFWRIFNFDIHDRDPTVQHLAVHLENGQRVFFNANNLHQVIENPRKTTLTAFFELCSHDDFAKTLFYHEVPSYYTWDNSRGWLKRRRGKDVPGWPGIKMDTAIGRIYTIHPNQSECYHLRLLLNYVKGPTSFESLKAFDGVIHATFKATCFALGLLENDEQWKNTLAEATLSESPSKLRELFAIIIVFCQPSEPQSLWEQFRNDFCEDILHTERTRLNDLQFTFSDEIFNRGLIEIEDKVVCLSEKYLTEFGMNSPVRNENASDPFEFSILRSYDNNRLQEFKASSGKVALAVASSGIVATLLSGGRTAHSTFKLPLNVLFDTEYVCPIRKNGPLGKILQETSFVVWDECTMSHRSHIEAIDRTLKDLRCNNKFMGGITFVFAGDFRQNLPVIPKGTRADVVNACLKSSPIWNYVEKLYLRTNMRVYLCGGDDIFPAQLLKIGNGTLENENGYISVNHTIGRVVNNVEELISTVYPDIFNMSNKSYQWLCERAIISPRNVTAEEINDIILLKFDGHSREYLSIDTVTSTDDAIHYPQEFLNSLSPSGFPPHKLKLKIGAPITLLRNLQPPNLCNGTRLQIKSLRNNIIEAVIITGPAKGEIAFIPRIPMIPSDLPFSFKRLQFPVKVSFAITLNKEQGQTFNYNYRPNLEQLGFFKFEVASNQFLNDDNTRTKNDKNH; encoded by the exons ATGCCGAGAGCGCAAAGAGCACGCATTAGCAGAAGAACTGCCAATGCAACTCGAATGTATAACAGAAGGCAACAAAATAACACACCAGAACGTTCTCAAACACGTGCTCAGGAGCTACGTAACGCTTTGAGTATGAAATCAGCGTTTAATTATCAATCCGagattgattatttaaatattaaagcacTTCAAATTGGACGAATGACTATATTATGTCCTAAGTGCCATGCAAAAAAATGGAAAGATGAAACCCATGGACTTTGCTGCGCTGACGGTAAAGTTGTTTTACACCAATTTGAGGATCTTCCAGAcctaattaaaagtttaattgaTAATTCTCACCCTCTATCAAaacatttctttaataattctAGACGGTATAACACTCTGTTCCAAATGACATCGTTTGGAGCAAACGAAATAAGTGAAGGGAACTTCATGCCCTCTTTTAAAATTCAGGGTCAAGTGCATCATTTAATAGGTAGTTTATTACccgaaattgaaaataatgctaaatttttacaaatatattttatgtcagaGTCGGATCAAATATATATTCGAACAAATATGATTCCAAATTTAAAAAGAGGTCTCATTGAATCATTGCAAACAGTTTTGCGTGAAAATAATCACCTCATACAGAGCTTTAGATCTAATCTGGAGTCGAGGTCGTTTGATGAGTTGCAAaactttaagttaattattCATGCTGACAGAGTTCCTCAAGATGAACACAGAGGTCAATATAATGCACCTACCATCGATGAAGTAGCtgtattattagttaatgaAGATAAAGGTCCCAGAGATATAGTTCTGCATGGTCGGAGTGGACACTTGAGTCGAGTTTCAGAATTGAATAGATCTTATGATGCACTGCAATATCCATTGATGTATACTAGAGGCGAAGACGGTTatcacattaatatattacaggaaaataaccaaaatcgaacCAAAACTGTATCCTGCATGCAATTTTATTCTTATAGGTTTATGGTTAGAGAAACAAGTCTAAATCATCTACattattacaaaacattattcAGCCAATTCGCCGTAGATATGATGGCAAAAATGATTTCTGAAAGACTACACTTTATTCGTAACCATCAAAAACAACTACGTGCGGATGATTATGTTCACCTCCGAGATGCTGTTAACAATGATGCAAATATTAATGCTAATAACGTGGGGCAACAAGTAATTCTTCCCTCCTCTTTTACTGGCTCCCCACGTTACATGCATGAAAAAAATCAGGATGCCATGACTTATGTTCGTAAATTTGGCCGTCcagatttatttattacttttacatgCAACCCGGAATGGctggaaataaaaaatgaattatttcaaGACCAAAAGTCGTTTGATAGACACGATATAATCTCTAGAGTTTTTCATCTCAAACTAAAAAAGTTTAtgcatgtattaaaaaataaatatattttcggaGATGtcaattgttatgtttacagtgTTGAATGGCAAAAACGAGGTTTGCCACACTGCCACATTCTTTTGTGGTTACAAACGAAAATTCAGCCAgatgaaattgataaaattatttctgcCGAGATACCAAACAAAGACAGAGATCCTATACTTTATGAAATAGTATGCAAGAATATGATTCATGGCCCATGCGGCGAGTTAAATATTAGATCGCCATGTATGAATAATGGAAAATGTAGTAAGAAATACCCTCACAAATTGGTCAAGGATACTCAAACTGGAGATGATGGTTATCCGACTTACCGACGGAGATCACCAGATGATGGAGGTTATACTGCAATATTAAAAGTTCGTGGTCAAACAGAAATCGTGGTTGACAACCGTTGGGTTGTACCGTATTGTCCAGTGCTATCTAGGTGCTTTAATGCGCATATTAACGTAGAATACTGTCATTCGGTTAAAGCgataaaatacatatgtaaatatataaataaaggaTCAGATAGAGCTACTTTTTCTGTTAATCGTGAAAACGATGagattacaaattatttgaatgGTCGATACATATGTACTTCTGAAGCGTTTtggagaattttcaattttgatatcCATGATAGAGATCCGACAGTTCAGCACTTGGCTGTTCATCTAGAAAATGGACAGCGTGTTTTCTTTAATGCTAATAATCTTCATCAAGTTATTGAAAATCCAAGAAAAACGACACTAACTGCATTCTTTGAACTGTGTTCACATGATGATTTTGCGAAAACACTGTTCTATCATGAAGTTCCTTCTTATTACACCTGGGATAATAGCAGAGGCTGGTTAAAGAGAAGACGGGGAAAAGATGTTCCAGGTTGGCCAGGAATAAAAATGGACACTGCCATTGGTAGAATTTACACGATTCACCCAAATCAAAGTGAGTGCTACCATTTAAGATTGTTACTTAATTATGTAAAAGGTCCTACTTCATTTGAAAGCCTGAAGGCCTTTGATGGAGTCATTCACGCGACTTTTAAAGCTACCTGTTTTGCTCTTGGGCTTTTAGAAAATGACGAGCAATGGAAAAATACTCTGGCGGAGGCAACTCTTTCAGAAAGTCCTTCAAAATTAAGAGAATTATTCGCAATAATCATAGTTTTCTGCCAACCGTCTGAACCTCAATCTTTGTGGGAACAGTTCAGAAATGATTTTTGTGAAGATATTCTTCATACAGAGCGCACTCGATTAAATGACTTGCAATTTACTTTTtctgatgaaatatttaatagaggTTTGATTGAAATAGAAGATAAAGTTGTTTGTCtgtctgaaaaatatttaactgaatttGGAATGAACTCACCTGTTCGAAATGAAAATGCATCTGATCCTTTTGAATTCTCAATTTTGCGTTCTTACGATAATAACCGATTACAAGAATTT aAAGC ATCCTCAGGTAAAGTTGCATTAGCAGTAGCTTCATCTGGTATAGTAGCAACTCTCCTTAGTGGCGGCAGAACTGCTCACTCGACTTTCAAGTTaccattaaatgtattatttgatacAGAATACGTTTGTCCGATTCGTAAAAATGGCCCTCTTGGAAAAATTCTTCAAGAAACCTCATTCGTTGTGTGGGATGAGTGTACGATGAGTCACAGATCACATATCGAAGCAATTGATCGAACATTAAAAGATCTTAGgtgtaataataagtttatggGTGGCATAACATTTGTTTTCGCTGGTGATTTCCGTCAAAACTTACCAGTAATCCCTAAAGGTACTCGAGCTGATGTCGTTAATGCTTGCTTAAAATCTTCCCCTATATGGAACTATGTTGAAAAACTTTATTTGCGAACAAACATGAGAGTTTATTTATGCGGAGGGGACGATATTTTTCCAGCACAGTTGTTGAAAATTGGAAATGGAActttagaaaatgaaaatggtTACATTTCTGTCAATCACACGATTGGACGGGTGGTCAATAACGTGGAAGAGTTGATTTCTACAGTTTATCctgacatttttaatatgtCCAATAAATCTTATCAGTGGTTATGTGAAAGAGCTATTATCTCTCCAAGAAATGTAACAGCAGAAGAAATTAATGATATCATCCTTCTAAAATTCGACGGACACTCACGTGAATATCTATCTATTGATACAGTTACATCAACAGATGATGCTATTCATTATCCACAAGAATTTCTCAATTCTCTTTCTCCTTCGGGATTTCCTCctcataaactaaaattaaaaattggtgcTCCAATTACATTATTACGTAATCTTCAACCACCGAACTTATGTAACGGTACAAGATTACAAATAAAATCGttgcgaaataatattatagaagcaGTAATTATTACAGGGCCAGCGAAAGGAGAAATTGCATTTATTCCAAGAATTCCCATGATTCCGTCTGACTTGCCGTTTTCTTTCAAACGGCTTCAATTCCCGGTTAAAGTTTCTTTTGCGATTACATTAAACAAAGAACAAGGTCAAACATTCAA TTATAATTACCGACCAAATTTAGAGCAGCTgggatttttcaaatttgaagtAGCCAGTAACCAATTTTTAAATGACGACAACACTCGCACAAAAAACGACAAAAATC attgA